From Corvus cornix cornix isolate S_Up_H32 chromosome 5, ASM73873v5, whole genome shotgun sequence, the proteins below share one genomic window:
- the LOC104688130 gene encoding transmembrane protein 178B-like, producing the protein MAAAAQALSGTGLLLAAAALALLAVAIGTDSWYETDARRHRERCRGFGHKRSDPPGSMSAPSSHLPLRARPPRALLPGRPPAPAPAAAAASAALDSHCGRRFNSTVSGLWRRCHRAGYEPDSEELIRKGVIQRCTAVKYHYTSSSLPRNLPINITNTIRQDEWHALHLRRMTAGFIGMAVSIILFGWIIGVLGCCKQQELMQYVAGLLFLMGGTCCIISLCTCVAGINFELSRYPRYVYGLPEDISHGYGWSMFCAWGGLGLTLLAGFLCTLAPSLNTSRASVQKPRQENGAV; encoded by the exons ATGGCGGCCGCGGCTCAGGCGCTGAGCGGcactgggctgctcctggccgccgccgccctcgcCCTCCTGGCCGTGGCCATCGGCACCGACTCCTGGTACGAGACGGACGCGCGGCGGCACCGCGAGCGCTGCCGCGGCTTCGGCCACAAGCGCAGCGACCCGCCCGGCTCCATGTCGGCGCCCAGCTCGCACCTGCCGCTCCGCGCCCGACCCCCGCGGGCGCTCCTGCCCGGGCGacccccggcccccgccccggccgccgccgccgcttccgcCGCGCTGGACTCGCACTGCGGCCGCCGCTTCAATTCCACAGTCTCGGGGCTCTGGAGGCGCTGCCACCGTGCGGGCTACGAGCCGGACAGCGAGGAGCTCATCCGGAAAG GAGTTATTCAGCGCTGCACTGCTGTGAAGTACCACTacacctccagctctctgccTCGCAACTTACCCATCAACATCACCAACACCATCCGCCAGGATGAGTGGCACGCGCTCC atcTGCGGAGGATGACAGCTGGCTTCATTGGCATGGCAGTCTCCATCATCCTGTTTGGGTGGATCATTggtgtgctgggctgctgcaaacagcaggaGCTCATGCAGTACGTGGCTGGGCTGCTCTTCCTAATGGGAG GTACTTGCTGTATCATCTCACTCTGCACATGCGTAGCTGGGATCAATTTTGAGTTATCCCGCTATCCTCGCTACGTCTATGGGCTGCCAGAGGACATCAGTCATGGCTATGGCTGGTCCATGTTCTGTGCCTGGGGGGGCTTGGGCCTCACCCTGCTGGCTGGGTTCCTCTGCACATTGGCCCCATCACTCAACACTTCCCGGGCATCTGTACAAAAACCCAGACAAGAAAATGGGGCCGTGTGA
- the PSMC3 gene encoding 26S proteasome regulatory subunit 6A gives MASVWDESEDGVGEEVLKMSTEEIVQRTRLLDSEIKIMKSEVLRVTHELQAMKDKIKENSEKIKVNKTLPYLVSNVIELLDVDPNDQEEDGANIDLDSQRKGKCAVIKTSTRQTYFLPVIGLVDAEKLKPGDLVGVNKDSYLILETLPTEYDSRVKAMEVDERPTEQYSDIGGLDKQIQELVEAIVLPMNHKEKFENLGIQPPKGVLMYGPPGTGKTLLARACAAQTKATFLKLAGPQLVQMFIGDGAKLVRDAFALAKEKAPSIIFIDELDAIGTKRFDSEKAGDREVQRTMLELLNQLDGFQPNTQVKVIAATNRVDILDPALLRSGRLDRKIEFPMPNEEARARIMQIHSRKMNVSPDVNYEELARCTDDFNGAQCKAVCVEAGMIALRRGATELTHEDYMEGILEVQAKKKANLQYYA, from the exons ATGGCGTCGGTGTGGGATGAGTCGGAG GACGGCGTCGGCGAGGAGGTGCTGAAGATGTCCACGGAGGAGATCGTGCAGCGCACCCGCCTCCTCGACAGCGAGATCAAG ATCATGAAGAGTGAGGTACTGAGAGTGACCCACGAGCTCCAGGCCATGAAAGACAAGATCAAAGAGAACAGTGAGAAGATCAAAGTGAACAAAACCCTGCCATACCTTGTCTCCAATGTTATTGAG CTGCTGGATGTTGACCCAAATGAccaggaggaggatggagcaAACATTGACCTGGATTCCCAGAGAAAGGGCAAGTGTGCTGTGATCAAGACCTCTACACGTCAG aCATATTTCCTGCCTGTTATTGGGTTGGTTGATGCTGAGAAGTTGAAGCCTGGAGATCTGGTG GGGGTGAACAAAGACTCTTACTTGATCCTGGAGACTCTGCCTACTGAATATGATTCACGGGTGAAAGCCATGGAGGTGGATGAGAGGCCCACAGAGCAGTACAGTGACATCGGGGGGCTGGATAAACAAATCCAAGAG CTTGTGGAGGCCATTGTCCTGCCAATGAATCATAAggagaaatttgaaaatttggGTATACAGCCACCCAAAGGAGTCCTTATGTATGGGCCTCCAGGAACAGGGAAGACACTTTTAGCTCGAGCATGTGCTGCCCAGACCAAG GCTACGTTCCTGAAGCTGGCGGGTCCACAACTTGTCCAGATGTTCATTGGTGATGGAGCGAAGCTGGTACGTGATGCTTTTGCTcttgcaaaggaaaaagctCCTTCCATCATCTTTATTGATGAACTGGATGCCATTGGCACTAAAAG GTTTGATAGTGAGAAGGCTGGTGACCGGGAGGTGCAGAGGACCATGCTGGAGCTGCTTAATCAACTTGATGGTTTCCAGCCCAACACACAAGTCAAG GTGATTGCTGCAACCAACCGGGTTGATATCTTGGACCCAGCTTTGCTCCGCTCCGGACGATTAGATCGGAAGATTGAGTTCCCAATGCCTAATGAGGAGGCCAGAGCCAGAATTATGCAGATTCATTCACGCAAAATGAATGTCAG CCCTGATGTGAACTATGAGGAACTGGCTCGCTGCACAGATGATTTCAATGGAGCCCAGTGCAAGGCTGTGTGTGTCGAAGCG GGGATGATTGCACTCCGCCGTGGAGCTACAGAGCTCACCCACGAGGACTACATGGAAGGAATCCTGGAGGttcaagcaaagaaaaaagccaatCTGCAGTACTATGCCTGA
- the RAPSN gene encoding 43 kDa receptor-associated protein of the synapse, translating into MRLFNPWAMGQDQTKQQIEKGLHLYQSNQTEKALRVWMRVLEKSADPAGRFRVLGCLITAHAEMGRYKDMLKFAVVQIDTARELEDPDFLTESYLNLARSNEKLCEFQKTISYCKTCLNMQGTTVSMQLNGQVSLSMGNAFLGLSIFQKALECFEKALRYAHNNDDKMLECRVCCSLGNFYTQIKDYEKALFFPCKAAELVNDYGKGWSLKYRAMSQYHMAVAYRKLGRLADAMDCCEESMKIALQHGDRPLQALCLLCFADIHRSRRDVQTAFPRYDSSMSIMTEIGNRLGLIQVLLGVTKCWMIQKELDKALESIEKAQELAEGLGNKLGLLKLHCLCEKIYRTKEQQRELRDHVVKFHECVEEMELYCGMCGESIGEKNNQLQALPCSHFFHLKCLQTNGTRGCPNCRRLSVKPGYV; encoded by the exons ATGAGGCTTTTTAATCCATGGGCGATGGGTCAGGACCAGACAAAGCAACAGATAGAAAAAGGACTCCATCTTTACCAGTCTAATCAGACCGAAAAGGCCCTGCGAGTCTGGATGAGGGTTTTGGAGAAGTCTGCGGATCCTGCTGGCAGGTTTCGGGTTTTGGGTTGCCTCATCACTGCTCATGCAGAGATGGGCAGATACAAAGACATGCTGAAG TTTGCAGTGGTGCAGATTGACACAGCACGGGAGCTGGAAGACCCAGACTTCCTTACAGAGAGCTACCTAAACCTGGCTCGCAGCAATGAGAAACTCTGTGAATTCCAGAAAACAATCTCTTACTGTAAGACGTGCCTGAATATGCAGGGTACCACTGTGAGCATGCAGCTGAATGGCCAGGTGAGCCTCAGCATGGGCAATGCCTTCTTGGGCCTCAGCATTTTCCAGAAGGCTTTGGAGTGCTTTGAGAAAGCTTTACGCTACGCACACAACAACGATGACAAGATGCTGGAATGTCGAGTCTGCTGCAGCCTCGGGAACTTCTATACCCAGATAAAG GACTACGAGAAAGCCTTGTTCTTCCCATGTAAAGCCGCTGAACTGGTGAATGATTACGGGAAGGGCTGGAGCCTGAAGTACCGTGCCATGAGCCAGTACCACATGGCCGTGGCCTATCGGAAGCTGGGGCGCCTGGCAGATGCCATGGATTGCTGTGAG GAGTCCATGAAGATTGCCCTGCAGCATGGTGACCGGCCGCTGCAAGCACTgtgtctgctctgctttgcagatATCCATCGCAGTCGCAGAGACGTGCAG ACAGCCTTCCCTCGTTATGATTCTTCCATGAGCATCATGACAGAGATTGGAAACCGCCTGGGCCTGATCCAGGTGCTGCTAGGAGTGACTAAGTGCTGGATGATTCAAAAGGAGCTGGACAAG GCTCTGGAAAGCATTGAAAAGgcacaggagctggcagagggacTAGGGAACAAG CTTGGCCTGCTGAAGCTCCACTGCCTGTGTGAAAAGATCTATCGCacaaaggagcagcagagagaattGCGTGACCACGTAGTGAAGTTCCATGAATGTGTGGAGGAGATGGAGCTGTACTGTGGCATGTGTGGAGAGTCCATCGGAGAGAAGAATAACCAGCTCCAGGCACTACCTTGCTCCCACTTCTTCCACTTGAA GTGCCTCCAGACCAACGGGACCCGCGGCTGCCCCAACTGCCGCCGCTTGTCGGTGAAGCCCGGCTACGTCTGA